The Mesorhizobium sp. AR02 genomic interval ACATGATGGCCGGGAAGGTCGCGGTGCCCACGCCCCAACCGGTAAGGAAACCGTCGGCGTCGCGCATCAGCCGCGGCTGCAGTGGGCGGCTCGCCCAGCCAAACGCCTCGGCCGCTTGTCTGTAGCATTCGCGCAGCGCCTTGGAGGAAAACGGCTTGCCGGTCATCGGCTCGACCTCGGCATAATTCCGCAGCCGGAATTCCAGCGGGTCCATGCCACAGGCGTGAGCCGCCTCATCGATGGCGCTTTCGAGCGCGATCGAGCCGGTGGCTTCGCCGGGCGCGCGCATGAACAGCGGCGTGCCGGTGTCGAGCCGCACCGCCTCGTGCGAGGTTGTGATGGCAGGGCTGGCATAGAGCGTGTGCGAGGCGTCCGCCGCCGGTTCGAAGAAATCGTCGAAGGTGCTCGACGTGGTCTTGGCGTGATGGCCGATGGCCATCAGCCGCCCCTCGCCATCCATGCCCATGCGCAAGGTCTGGCGCGTTGGCGCGCGGTGACCGACCGGCCCATACATCTGCTCGCGCCGCAACACCAGCTTGACGGGACGGCCGACGAGACGCGCCGCCAGGATGCCCAGCACCTGCGGCCCGGAAATCATGCCTTTCGACCCGAAGCCGCCGCCGAGGAAAGGGCTGCGGATGTGGATGTTTTGCGGCGCGATGCCGAACAGGCCGGCGATGCGGCCCTGCGCCATGGCCAGGCCCTGGCTCGGCGTGTCGATCGACAGCCGGTCGCCATCCCAGGCGGCGACGATCGCGTGCGGCTCCATGGCGTTGTGGTACTGGGCCGGCGTCTCGTAGGTGGCCTCGATCCGCGTCCTTGCCGATTTGAGGCCGGCCTCGACGTCGCCCTTGTGCTGAACGGCCGGATTGCCGACGCCGACCCCGCGCGGCACGAAGCTTTCGACATCGTCGAGACCGACGCGCGCCGGCAGCACTTCATAGCGCGGCGAGAGCAGCGCCGCCCCCTCGGTCGCCGCCTCCAGCGTTTCGGCGATCACCACGGCGATGCTCTGGTTGGGGTAGCGGACCTGATCGTTCTGCAGCAGGTCGAGCCGGAACATGAAGGGATGGTCCTTGGCATCCGGGTCGGCGGCGAGCGTCGGCCGGTTCTTGGGCGTCATCACCTCGACCACGCCCTTGTGCGCCTTGGCTGCCTCGACATCCAGCGAGGCAACGCGGCCGCGCGCGATGCTGGAGACAGCGAGCACGGCGTAGAGCATGCCGGGCGGATGGTTGTCGGCCGCGTAGCGGGCTGCACCGGTGACTTTCAGAAAACCGTCGCGGCGGGTCAGTGGCTGGCCGATGCTGGAGCCCTGCCGGGCATGGGCGGGTTGCTGGTTGAGGCTGAGTTCAAGCGTCATGGCGCGCTCCGGGACTGTTTGAGAACGGGGAGGCAGGAAGGGCCGGCAGCCGCTCGGGCGTTCCCGCCAAGGCAGACGTCAGCGCCCTGACCACGATGCGGCGGGCGAGTTCGATCTTGAACGCATTGCCGCCGGAGGGGCTGGCATCGGCCAAGGCGGCGTCCGCCGCACTGGCGAAGGTCGCCGCGTTGGCATCGGCGCCAAGCAGGACGGCTTCCGCCGAGCGCGCCCGCCACGGCTTGGCCGCGACGCCGCCGAGCGCCAGCCTCGCGGCGCGGATCTTGCCGCCATCGACGACAAGTGCCGCGGCGGCCGAGACGACGGCGAAAGCATAGGAGGTGCGCTCGCGGACTTTCAGGTAACGGGCATTGGCGGCGAAGGAGGCGGCCTCCGCCGGCAGGCGCACCGCCACGATCAGGTCGCCGGGCTCCAGCGCATTCTCCCGCTGCGGCGTTTCGCCGGGAAGCCGGTGGAATTCCGCCAGCGTGACGTGGCGCCGGCCCTCCTTGCCCTCGATCTCGACGACGGCGTCGAGTGCCACCAGCGGCACACAGAAGTCCGACGGATGGGTGGCGATGCAGGCCTCGCTCCAGCCGAGTACCGCGTGCAGGCGGTTCTCGCCACCCAGTGCATCGCAGCCGGCGCCGGGCTCGCGCTTGTTGCAGGCGCTGGCGGTGTCGTAGAAATAGCTGCAGCGCGTGCGCTGCAGGAGATTGCCGCCGACAGTGGCGGCGTTGCGAAGCTGCGCCGAGGCACCCGACAGCAGCGCTTCGGCCACCGCCGGATAGGTCCTGGCGAACGCCGCGTCGTGGGCGAGATCGGCATTGCGGACCAGCGCGCCGATGCGCAGGCCGCCATCGTCCAGCCGTTCGATGCGGTTGAGTTCCGGCAGCCGCGAGATGTCGACGATGCGCTCGGGGCTGGTGATGCCGCCCTTCATCAGGTCGAGCAGATTGGTGCCGCCGGCCAGGTAGGC includes:
- a CDS encoding xanthine dehydrogenase family protein molybdopterin-binding subunit — translated: MTLELSLNQQPAHARQGSSIGQPLTRRDGFLKVTGAARYAADNHPPGMLYAVLAVSSIARGRVASLDVEAAKAHKGVVEVMTPKNRPTLAADPDAKDHPFMFRLDLLQNDQVRYPNQSIAVVIAETLEAATEGAALLSPRYEVLPARVGLDDVESFVPRGVGVGNPAVQHKGDVEAGLKSARTRIEATYETPAQYHNAMEPHAIVAAWDGDRLSIDTPSQGLAMAQGRIAGLFGIAPQNIHIRSPFLGGGFGSKGMISGPQVLGILAARLVGRPVKLVLRREQMYGPVGHRAPTRQTLRMGMDGEGRLMAIGHHAKTTSSTFDDFFEPAADASHTLYASPAITTSHEAVRLDTGTPLFMRAPGEATGSIALESAIDEAAHACGMDPLEFRLRNYAEVEPMTGKPFSSKALRECYRQAAEAFGWASRPLQPRLMRDADGFLTGWGVGTATFPAIMFQAEARAVLKADGSGLMETGAQDMGQGAWTAFAQIAADGLGLDIDQVDFRAGSSDLPNAGIAGGSGHTATAGMAIHNAGAAVIARLADLATGNEASPLFGAGNEGVLARGGRLYRRDDENRSESYGEILSRAGLTEIEGHGKGAPDPASQETYAKHAHGAVFAEVKVDPDFGQIRVTRLVGAFAAGRVINPRLVRSQYYGGMIWGVSFALHEEAVADRRSGRIQNANLAEYHVPVNADVPSVEALLVHEDDPYVNALGIKGVGEIGITGTAGAVANAVWHATGVRPRRFPIRIEDLLG
- a CDS encoding FAD binding domain-containing protein; the protein is MRDFDYIRPATIPDAIAAAAEPASAYLAGGTNLLDLMKGGITSPERIVDISRLPELNRIERLDDGGLRIGALVRNADLAHDAAFARTYPAVAEALLSGASAQLRNAATVGGNLLQRTRCSYFYDTASACNKREPGAGCDALGGENRLHAVLGWSEACIATHPSDFCVPLVALDAVVEIEGKEGRRHVTLAEFHRLPGETPQRENALEPGDLIVAVRLPAEAASFAANARYLKVRERTSYAFAVVSAAAALVVDGGKIRAARLALGGVAAKPWRARSAEAVLLGADANAATFASAADAALADASPSGGNAFKIELARRIVVRALTSALAGTPERLPALPASPFSNSPGARHDA